A window of Arcobacter acticola genomic DNA:
GAACTTCATAGATTTACCACCAAATGATTATCTAACTTTCTAATAGTATCTTTGTAAAACCTTTTTAAATTTTTATTATCAAAAAACTCATCATGTGAACCAAAGAACTCTATGATTCCATCTTTTAAAAATAAAACTTTATATTTTAAAGCATAGGCTAAATCAAGATTATGTGTAATAACTATTTTTTGATTTAATAAATCGCCATTAAAAATATCAAAAACTTCTTTTAAGCGACTAATATCAAGATTTGCAGTTAACTCATCAAAAATAGTAATCTCAGCATCATGTATCATACTTGAAGCTAAAAGTAAAAGCTGTTTTTCTCCTGAACTAAATGATTTACAAAACTTATTCTCTAATTTTCTCAAATTCAAAAGTTTTATTACATTATCTATTTTTTCATTATCAACAGATGAGATAAAAGATAATTCTAAAAACTCTCTTAAAGTTATATATTCATCAAAAATAGAAAGCTTTGGTGGTATGTAATTTACTAAAAAAGCTCTTTTTAAATAATCCATTTTATTAATATTTTCATTAAATATTTTAACTTTATCATTTTCTATTAAATTTGATAATACCTTTGCAAGGGTTGATTTTCCAGCACCATTTTCACCTAAGATAATCAAATTTTCATTATCTTCCAATCTAAATGAAATCTCATGCAAGATTG
This region includes:
- a CDS encoding ABC transporter ATP-binding protein, translating into MLEINNYNSSILHEISFRLEDNENLIILGENGAGKSTLAKVLSNLIENDKVKIFNENINKMDYLKRAFLVNYIPPKLSIFDEYITLREFLELSFISSVDNEKIDNVIKLLNLRKLENKFCKSFSSGEKQLLLLASSMIHDAEITIFDELTANLDISRLKEVFDIFNGDLLNQKIVITHNLDLAYALKYKVLFLKDGIIEFFGSHDEFFDNKNLKRFYKDTIRKLDNHLVVNL